Proteins found in one Methylobacterium sp. CB376 genomic segment:
- a CDS encoding phosphorylase, translating into MIVVEDSLTGPHPVLAVTGLAREARLAAGPGVATVGAGGNPERLRAVLRERVRPGCRAVMSIGIAGGLDPALAPGDVVVATGVVAAGRRHGAHPDVVRALAARLADAPFRVRRADLAGEDFAVLSPHAKAVLHVQTGAAAVDMESHVAASFAQAHGLPFCAVRVICDPADRALPAAIAKALKPNGEPDLLAVLSALARRSARVGGLVRLARDSSAAFASLGRCRALLGVGLGVPDLGELLRDVA; encoded by the coding sequence ATGATCGTCGTCGAGGACAGTCTCACCGGACCCCATCCCGTGCTGGCCGTGACCGGCCTCGCCCGCGAGGCGCGCCTCGCCGCGGGGCCGGGCGTCGCCACGGTGGGCGCGGGCGGCAATCCCGAGCGCCTGCGGGCCGTCCTGCGCGAGCGGGTGCGGCCCGGCTGCCGCGCGGTGATGAGCATCGGCATCGCGGGCGGGCTCGATCCGGCCCTGGCGCCCGGCGACGTGGTGGTGGCCACCGGCGTGGTCGCGGCCGGCCGGCGCCACGGCGCCCATCCGGACGTGGTGCGGGCGCTGGCCGCGCGCCTCGCGGACGCGCCGTTCCGGGTCCGGCGGGCCGACCTCGCCGGGGAGGACTTCGCCGTGCTCTCGCCCCACGCCAAGGCGGTGCTGCACGTGCAGACGGGCGCGGCCGCCGTCGACATGGAGTCGCACGTGGCGGCGTCCTTCGCGCAGGCGCACGGGCTGCCCTTCTGCGCCGTGCGGGTGATCTGCGACCCCGCCGACCGGGCGCTCCCCGCCGCGATCGCCAAGGCCCTCAAGCCGAACGGCGAGCCCGACCTGCTCGCCGTCCTGTCGGCGCTGGCGCGCCGCTCCGCCAGGGTGGGCGGGCTCGTGCGCCTCGCCCGCGATTCCTCGGCGGCCTTCGCCTCCCTAGGCCGCTGTCGCGCGCTTCTTGGCGTCGGCCTCGGCGTTCCGGATCTCGGAGAGCTTCTGCGCGACGTTGCGTGA